The Dromaius novaehollandiae isolate bDroNov1 chromosome 5, bDroNov1.hap1, whole genome shotgun sequence genome window below encodes:
- the KATNBL1 gene encoding KATNB1-like protein 1 isoform X2, with amino-acid sequence MASEAHNVRKQKVLHIEGHSIDLPRKRISSFTKKIMKEGKKSPKQLALYANRITVGKTVTSPPSLLKVVYCKRKVHCHTPKPCYRKKQLPKVRGCDMANKENELACAGNLPAKLHNDSRSHLLNSSDSGSSQTEGASSKYSGFFSEVSQDHETMAQVLFSRNLRLNVALTFWRRRSISELVAYLVRIQDLGVVVDCLPVLTNSLQEEKPYISVGCCVDLLPLVKSLLKSKYEEYVIVGLNWLQAVIKRWWSELSTHTEKAEDGNISVLKQQLSGLWEQENHLTLVPGYTGNIAKDVNAYLLQLH; translated from the exons ATGGCATCTGAAGCCCACAATGTTAGAAAACAGAAAGTGTTGCATATTGAGGGTCATTCCATTGATCTCCCCAGAAAAAGAATCTCTTCTTTCACTAAAAAGATCATGAAGGAG GGTAAGAAATCTCCAAAACAGTTGGCTTTATATGCAAACAG AATTACAGTTGGAAAAACAGTGACCAGTCCCCCCTCTCTTTTGAAAGTAGTATATTGTAAAAGAAAAGTTCACTGTCATACTCCGAAGCCTTGTTATAGAAAGAAACAGCTCCCTAAAGTCAGGGGCTGTGACATggcaaataaagaaaatgaactgGCTTGCGCAGGGAATCTGCCAGCAAAGCTACATAATGACAGTCGTTCACACTTGCTAAATTCTAGTGATTCTGGCTCATCCCAAACGGAAGGCGCCTCATCCAAATATAGTGGATTTTTTTCGGAG GTTTCTCAGGACCATGAAACTATGGCTCAAGTTCTTTTCAGTAGGAATCTGAGGCTGAATGTAGCTTTAACCTTTTGGAGAAGGAGAAGTATAAGCGAACTGGTAGCCTACTTAGTGAG GATACAGGATCTAGGAGTAGTAGTAGACTGCCTTCCTGTGCTTACAAACAG tttacaggaagaaaaacCATATATTTCGGTTGGCTGCTGTGTAGATCTTTTGCCTTTAGTGAAGTCACTGCTTAAAAGCAAATATGAAGA GTATGTGATAGTTGGTTTAAACTGGCTCCAGGCTGTCATTAAAAGATGGTGGTCAGAACTAtcaacacatacagaaaaggcagaggatgG aaatatttctgttttaaaacaacaatTAAGTGGTTTATGGGAACAGGAGAATCATCTTACTCTGGTTCCAGGATATACTGGTAATATAGCTAAG
- the KATNBL1 gene encoding KATNB1-like protein 1 isoform X1: MASEAHNVRKQKVLHIEGHSIDLPRKRISSFTKKIMKEGKKSPKQLALYANRITVGKTVTSPPSLLKVVYCKRKVHCHTPKPCYRKKQLPKVRGCDMANKENELACAGNLPAKLHNDSRSHLLNSSDSGSSQTEGASSKYSGFFSEVSQDHETMAQVLFSRNLRLNVALTFWRRRSISELVAYLVRIQDLGVVVDCLPVLTNSLQEEKPYISVGCCVDLLPLVKSLLKSKYEEYVIVGLNWLQAVIKRWWSELSTHTEKAEDGNISVLKQQLSGLWEQENHLTLVPGYTGNIAKVIQFQLCSVINIAVSFLVFL; encoded by the exons ATGGCATCTGAAGCCCACAATGTTAGAAAACAGAAAGTGTTGCATATTGAGGGTCATTCCATTGATCTCCCCAGAAAAAGAATCTCTTCTTTCACTAAAAAGATCATGAAGGAG GGTAAGAAATCTCCAAAACAGTTGGCTTTATATGCAAACAG AATTACAGTTGGAAAAACAGTGACCAGTCCCCCCTCTCTTTTGAAAGTAGTATATTGTAAAAGAAAAGTTCACTGTCATACTCCGAAGCCTTGTTATAGAAAGAAACAGCTCCCTAAAGTCAGGGGCTGTGACATggcaaataaagaaaatgaactgGCTTGCGCAGGGAATCTGCCAGCAAAGCTACATAATGACAGTCGTTCACACTTGCTAAATTCTAGTGATTCTGGCTCATCCCAAACGGAAGGCGCCTCATCCAAATATAGTGGATTTTTTTCGGAG GTTTCTCAGGACCATGAAACTATGGCTCAAGTTCTTTTCAGTAGGAATCTGAGGCTGAATGTAGCTTTAACCTTTTGGAGAAGGAGAAGTATAAGCGAACTGGTAGCCTACTTAGTGAG GATACAGGATCTAGGAGTAGTAGTAGACTGCCTTCCTGTGCTTACAAACAG tttacaggaagaaaaacCATATATTTCGGTTGGCTGCTGTGTAGATCTTTTGCCTTTAGTGAAGTCACTGCTTAAAAGCAAATATGAAGA GTATGTGATAGTTGGTTTAAACTGGCTCCAGGCTGTCATTAAAAGATGGTGGTCAGAACTAtcaacacatacagaaaaggcagaggatgG aaatatttctgttttaaaacaacaatTAAGTGGTTTATGGGAACAGGAGAATCATCTTACTCTGGTTCCAGGATATACTGGTAATATAGCTAAGGTAATCCAGTTCCAGTTGTGCTCAGTAATCAACATAGCTGTATCATTTCTAGTATTCCTCTAA